The genomic window CGTCGACGCGACCACGTCGGAAGTGGCATCCGTTCTCGACCTCGTCCGCGCCGCCGAATCCGTCGACGCGCCGGGACCGCGCGCGTGACTGCAGCCGTCGTGCCCGCGCCCGTCACGGACGCCCGCGAGGGGCGCCGGGTCGTGGTGCGGGTTCCGGCGACGAGCGCCAACCTCGGGCCCGGTTTCGACACCCTCGGCCTCGCGCTGAGCGTGTACGACGAGCTCGATGTCACGGCGCTCCCCGAAGGGCAGCTCGAGATCGAGGTCGAGGGGGCCGGCGCGGCCGACGTTCCTCGCGACGCCTCGCACCTGGTGGTGCGGGCCATCGCGTACGCCTTCGAATCCGTGGGACGGCGGATGCCGGGGCTGCGCCTCGTCGCCAGGAACGTCATCCCGCACGGGCGCGGACTGGGCTCGTCGGGCGCGGCGGTGGTGTCGGGCCTGCTGGCCGCGAAGGGCCTGCTCGAGGGCGACGTGGAGCTCGGCCCGGACGCCCTGCTGCGGCTCGCGACCGAGCTCGAGGGACACCCCGACAACGTCGCGCCGGCGCTGTTCGGCGGTCTCACGATCGCCTGGGTCGACGACGGCGGCCCGCAGCACAAGAAGCTGCTGGTGCACCGCGGCGTGTCGCCCCTCGTGCTCGTGCCGGAGTTCACCATGTCGACGCAGCTCGCCCGGAGCCTGCAGCCCACGCAGGTGCCCCGTGAGGACGCCGTCTTCAACGTGTCCCGCTCGGCGCTGCTCATCGCGGCGCTCACGCAGAGCCCTGAGCTGCTGCAGGCGGCCACCGAGGACAAGCTCCACCAGAACTACCGCGCGAGCGCCATGCCCGACACCGACGCCCTCGTGCGGACGCTGCGCGCCCAGGGCTTCGCGGCGGTCGTTTCCGGAGCGGGCCCGAGCGTGCTCGTGCTCGCCGACGGACCCGGGCGACGGCTCGAAGCGGCGGCGCTCGCCGCGGCCACGACCGACACCCCGTGGGAGGCGCTCATGCTCGCCGTCGACTTCAAGGGTGGTACAGTGAGGGAGTACGCGGAGGGTTCCACGTAATACGTGAATCTGGCCTCCGTCGCAAATCTGCGAAACCACCGCACGGCATTCTGACCTGCCGACGTCCGCTGAGCACCCTCGCGGTCCCTCACCCCGTCGGCGGGAGTTTCGACAGGCGTGACAACTGATCGAGACGGGCAGACGCCACCCGCAGTGCTGTGCGAGTCGTGCACATTCGTTCGTTTTTCACAAGGGAGAACTCGTGGAGTCCATCTCCGAGGTCCATGCCGACGTTCCGGCCGACGAGCGCGCGGAAGCGCCCGAGGCTGTCGAGAACGCCGAGACCATCGAAGCCGCGGCTGAGGAAGCCGTGATCGAGGCCGTCGTGGCCGACACCGTCGCCGATGAGGCCGTCGTCGAGGCCGTCGCTGCAGAGGAGGCCGCCGAGGAGGCGGTCGCCGAGGCGATCGTCGCCGAGGACGCCGGTGACCCGGCGGCCGCCGCGGCTGCCGAAGCCGTCGCCGAAGAAGCCGTCGCCGAGGCCCTCGTGGCCGACGCCGTCGCCGAGGAAGCGGTCGCCGAAGCGGTCGTGGCCGACGCCGTGGCGGCGGAAGTCGTCGCGGAGGAGGTTCCGGCGGCACCGGTCAAGGCGCCGCGCAAGCGCGCGCCGCGCCGTGCCAAGAGCACCGACGTCCCGCCGGCCGAGCCCGTCGAGGCACCGGCCGAGGCTGCTGCCACCGAGACGCCGGCCGAGACCGCACCTGCCGAGGCCGCGCCGGCCGAGAGCGCACCCGCCGAGGCGGCGCCTGCCGAGGGCGACGCCCAGGCAGCAGATGACGCTGCGGAGGCGGCATCCGCCCCCGCAGGCGACGCCGAGGCACCCGCCGAAGCAGCCGAGCAGTCCGCCGAGGGCGAGGCCGAGGGCACCGACACGCCGGCTCGTGGCCGCAGCCGCAGCCGCAGCCGCAGCCGCAACCGGAACGCGCAGGGCGGTCAGAACCAGAACGCCCAGAACTCCAACGCCCAGGGCGGTCAGGGCGCGCAGGCGCAGAACGCCCAGGGCGGTCAGAACCAGAACGCGCAGCCTGCCGTGGCCGAGCCCGCCAAGGCCGAGACGCCCGAGGACGACCAGCAGTCGCAGGGCAACGGCCGGGGCCGCCAGCGCAACAAGCGCCGTGGCACCCAGACGACCGGCGACGAGTTCGACACCGAGATCGGCGAGGACGACGTCCTCATCCCGATCGCCGGCATCCTCGACGTGCTCGACAACTACGCGTTCGTCCGCACCTCCGGCTACCTGCCCGGCCCGAGCGACGTCTACGTCTCGCTCGGCCAGGTCAAGAAGTACAACCTCCGCAAGGGCGACGCCGTCGTCGGCGCCATCAAGCAGCCGCGCGAGGGCGAGCAGTCCAGCCGCCAGAAGTACAACGCGCTCGTCAAGGTCGATGCCGTGAACGGCCTCTCGGTCGACGACGCCGCGACGCGTGTCGAGTTCGGCAAGCTGACGCCGCTGTACCCGCAGGAGCGCCTGCGCCTCGAGACGGGTCCCGAGAAGCTGACCCAGCGCATCATCGACCTGGTCGCGCCGATCGGCAAGGGGCAGCGCGGACTCATCGTCGCCCCGCCGAAGGCCGGCAAGACGATCGTGCTGCAGCAGATCGCCAACGCGATCTCGATCAACAACCCCGAGGTCCACCTCATGGTCGTGCTGGTCGACGAGCGGCCCGAAGAGGTCACCGACATGCAGCGCACGGTGAAGGGCGAGGTCATCGCCTCGACCTTCGACCGTCCCGCCGAGGACCACACCACGGTCGCCGAGCTCGCCATCGAGCGCGCCAAGCGCCTCGTGGAGCTCGGTCGAGACGTCGTCGTTCTCCTGGACTCGATCACGCGTCTGGGCCGTGCGTACAACATCTCGGCGCCGACCTCGGGCCGCGTGCTCACCGGTGGCGTCGACGCGTCGGCGCTGTACCCGCCCAAGCGCTTCTTCGGCGCCGCGCGCAACATCGAGAACGGCGGATCGCTCACGATCCTCGCGACCGCGCTCGTCGAGACCGGCTCCAAGATGGACGACGTCATCTTCGAGGAGTTCAAGGGCACCGGCAACAGCGAGCTGCGCCTGTCGCGCCAGCTGGCCGACAAGCGCATCTTCCCGGCCGTCGACGTCAACGCGTCGAGCACCCGCCGCGAAGAGATGCTGCTGTCGCCCGACGAGGTCAAGATCACGTGGAAGCTGCGTCGCGCGCTGGCGGGTCTCGACCCGCAGCAGGCCCTCGAGGTCGTGCTCGGCAAGCTCAAGGAGACGTCGTCCAACGTCGAGTTCCTCGTGCAGATGCAGAAGTCGATCCCGGCTCCGACCACCGGTCACAGCGGCGGACGCAGCCACGCGGACGACAACAGCATCCGCTGATCCCCCATGGGCGAACCCGCGATGTTCGATTCCGTCCGGGCGCTGATCGACGAGCACCGCGCGGTGCAGGAGGAGCTCTCCGACCCCGCGGTGCACGCCGATGCGGCGCGCGCGAAGCGGGTCAACCGGCGCTACGCCGAGCTGTCGCGCATCGTGAAGGCGCACGAGGACTGGCTGGCGGCATCCGATGATCTGGATGCCGCCCGCGAGCTCGCCCGTGAAGACGAGGCGTTCGCCGAAGAGGTGCCGGCACTCGAGGCGCGCCTGGTTGAGGCGCACGAACGACTGCGACGGCTGCTGATCCCGCGGGACCCGGACGACGCGCGCGACGTGATCATGGAGATCAAGCAGGGCGAGGGCGGCGCCGAATCGGCGCTGTTCGCGGCCGACCTCCTGCGCATGTACCTGCAGTACGCCGCGTCGAAGGGCTGGAAGACGGAGCTCCTCGAGCGCAACGAGTCCGACCTCGGCGGCTACAAGGACGTCCAGGTCGCGATCAAGGGCTCCTCATCCGATCCCGCGCAAGGGGTGTGGGCGCACCTGAAGTACGAGGGCGGCGTGCATCGCGTGCAGCGCGTGCCGGCGACCGAGTCGCAGGGGCGGATCCACACCTCGACCACCGGCGTGCTGGTGTTCCCCGAGGTCGACGAGCCCGAAGAGATCCACATCGACCCAAACGACCTCAAGATCGACGTGTTCCGGTCGTCGGGTCCCGGCGGGCAGTCGGTCAACACGACCGACTCCGCGGTGCGCATCACGCACGTGCCGACGGGGATCGTGGTCTCGATGCAGAACGAGAAGTCGCAGCTGCAGAACCGCGAGGCCGGCATGCGCGTGCTGCGTGCGCGCCTGCTCGCCAAGCAGCAGGAGGAGCTCGACGCGGCGGCATCCGACGCCCGCCGCTCACAGATCCGCGGCATGGACCGGTCCGAGCGCATCCGCACCTACAACTTCCCCGAGAACCGCATCGCCGACCACCGCACCGGCTACAAGTCGTACAACCTCGACCAGGTCATGGACGGCGCGCTCGAGCCGATCATCGAGTCGGCGATCACCGCCGACGAAGAGGCGCGGCTCGCCGCCCTCGGCGGCGACGCCTGACCCCGGTCTTCGGCCACGCCCCCGCCCCCCCCGCGCGCCTCGCCTTCCCCCGCGCGCCTCGCCTTCCCCCGCGGGGACCGTTCAACCCTGTTCACTTGCGCTGAACGTACGCGAAATCGGGCGATCGGTGTACGTTCAGCGCAAGTGAACTGGATCGGATCGCCTGCGGAGCGGCCAAGCGACGGGGACTGTGGATAATTCAACGGATGCCCCGCCGCGAAGTGGCAAGGTTCACAGATGCCCGCGATCGACGGTCCGGCCTTTCGTGTCGGGGATGCGCTCCGTTCTGGCATGCCGCGTCGAGCGGTGGACGCCCGCACACTTGACCGGCCGTTCGCCGGGCTGCGGGCGCATCCCGCCGCTGATAGCGACCAAGAGGGGCGGCATCCGCTCGAGGTCGCGCGAGACGCGCATCGCCGCGCAGCGCGGCAGTTCACCACGCACATGCATGTCCACGAGTTCTTCTCGCACGCCACGGCGGCGCTGTTGTGGGACCTGCCCCTGCCGTCGGTGCCGGATGGCATCGACGTGTCGGTCATCGCCCCCCATCGCGCGCCATCAGGCCGAGGGGTGCGAGGTCACCAGCTCGCCGGCGCGCAGGTCACGACGACAGAGCACGACGAGGGTTTCTCGATCACCTCTCCCGGGTCGACATGGGCGCAGCTCGGCGCGGCCGTCAAGCACCCGTACGACCTCACAGCGCTCGCGGACGCGGTGATCCGTACGCCGCGCATCCCCGGTCCGCACGGGCGTCTGCTGAGAGCCGCGCACTCGACGGTCGCCGAGCTCGCCGTCGAACTGGGACGGGGCCGGCGGATCGGAATACGCAGCCTCGAGGAGGCCCTGCACCGCGCGCGGCCCGGCGCAGCGTCGCGCCCTGAGACGTGGACCCGGCTGACCATCGTCGACGCGGGGTTGCCGGAGCCGACGCTCGACCATGACGTGTACGACGAGCGGGGCGTCTTCATCGGCTGCGTCGACCTCGCCTACGTCGCGCTGAAGATCGCCATCGAGTACGAGGGCGACCACCACCGCGTCGAGGCTGCGCAGTGGGCGCGCGACATCCAGAAGCACGATCGACTCGCAGAGCTCGGATGGCGGGTGATCCGCGTCACCCGGGCGGACGTGTTCGAGCACCCAGGAGAACTGGTCGGCCGGGTCCGCAGCGCCCTCCGTTCACGCGCCTGACGCGCCCGACTGCGCGCCCGGCCGCCATCAGCGGAGCATCGTCGCAGTTCACTTGCGCTGAACGTACGCAGAAACGGGCCTCCGGCGTACGTTCAGCGCAAGTGAACCATGCCGCGGAGGAAGCACCGCGCGCGGGGACGGACGCCGGGGCACGGATGCCGGGGGCGGGGGATGCCGCGGCGCTAGGCTTCGAGCGTGCTCACGTTCCTGATCCGCGCTCTGATCTTCCTCGTGTCGGCGGCACTCGGCCTCATCGTGGCCGACCTGATCCTGCCGGGCTTCTCGCTGCACTGGGACGACTGGTGGGGGATCCTCCTCGCGGTGGTGATCTTCGCGGTGCTGCAGAGCATCCTGGCGCCGTGGCTGTTCAAGATCACCCGGCGGCATGCCAACGCGCTCATCGGCGGCATCGGCCTGCTCTCGACGTTCGTCGCACTGCTCATCGCGGTGCTCATCCCGGCGGCCGGCATCGGCATCGACGGGCCGGTGGCGTGGATCATCGGCACGCTGATCGTCTGGCTCGTCACGGCGCTCGCGACGTGGCTTCTGCCACCCCTGTTCATCAAGAACAAGGTGCAGGACCGCCGCGGCTGACGACGCGAAGATAGGGATTTCGCCCGATCCGCCCCGAGCGCCGGGGGCACCAGGCTGGTGGGATGATGGGCGGTATGCAGATCGGCCGGGTTCCTCTCGTCGGCCGTCAGGCGGATCTCGACGCGCTGCGCGCGGAGATCGCCGCCGTGGATGCGCACGGACGCGCCGTGGTGGTGTCGGGCGACGCGGGTATGGGCAAGACGCGCCTGCTGCGCGATTTCACGGAGGGCCTCGACGACGACGTCGTCGTCGTCCGCGGCGCCTCGGTCGACTCCGGCTCGGGCCCCGCCCCGCTGACCGCGATCACCGACCTCGTGCGCGACCTCGTGGATCAGCTGGGCCCGGAGGCGGTG from Microbacterium sp. ProA8 includes these protein-coding regions:
- the thrB gene encoding homoserine kinase; its protein translation is MTAAVVPAPVTDAREGRRVVVRVPATSANLGPGFDTLGLALSVYDELDVTALPEGQLEIEVEGAGAADVPRDASHLVVRAIAYAFESVGRRMPGLRLVARNVIPHGRGLGSSGAAVVSGLLAAKGLLEGDVELGPDALLRLATELEGHPDNVAPALFGGLTIAWVDDGGPQHKKLLVHRGVSPLVLVPEFTMSTQLARSLQPTQVPREDAVFNVSRSALLIAALTQSPELLQAATEDKLHQNYRASAMPDTDALVRTLRAQGFAAVVSGAGPSVLVLADGPGRRLEAAALAAATTDTPWEALMLAVDFKGGTVREYAEGST
- the rho gene encoding transcription termination factor Rho, giving the protein MESISEVHADVPADERAEAPEAVENAETIEAAAEEAVIEAVVADTVADEAVVEAVAAEEAAEEAVAEAIVAEDAGDPAAAAAAEAVAEEAVAEALVADAVAEEAVAEAVVADAVAAEVVAEEVPAAPVKAPRKRAPRRAKSTDVPPAEPVEAPAEAAATETPAETAPAEAAPAESAPAEAAPAEGDAQAADDAAEAASAPAGDAEAPAEAAEQSAEGEAEGTDTPARGRSRSRSRSRNRNAQGGQNQNAQNSNAQGGQGAQAQNAQGGQNQNAQPAVAEPAKAETPEDDQQSQGNGRGRQRNKRRGTQTTGDEFDTEIGEDDVLIPIAGILDVLDNYAFVRTSGYLPGPSDVYVSLGQVKKYNLRKGDAVVGAIKQPREGEQSSRQKYNALVKVDAVNGLSVDDAATRVEFGKLTPLYPQERLRLETGPEKLTQRIIDLVAPIGKGQRGLIVAPPKAGKTIVLQQIANAISINNPEVHLMVVLVDERPEEVTDMQRTVKGEVIASTFDRPAEDHTTVAELAIERAKRLVELGRDVVVLLDSITRLGRAYNISAPTSGRVLTGGVDASALYPPKRFFGAARNIENGGSLTILATALVETGSKMDDVIFEEFKGTGNSELRLSRQLADKRIFPAVDVNASSTRREEMLLSPDEVKITWKLRRALAGLDPQQALEVVLGKLKETSSNVEFLVQMQKSIPAPTTGHSGGRSHADDNSIR
- the prfA gene encoding peptide chain release factor 1, whose product is MFDSVRALIDEHRAVQEELSDPAVHADAARAKRVNRRYAELSRIVKAHEDWLAASDDLDAARELAREDEAFAEEVPALEARLVEAHERLRRLLIPRDPDDARDVIMEIKQGEGGAESALFAADLLRMYLQYAASKGWKTELLERNESDLGGYKDVQVAIKGSSSDPAQGVWAHLKYEGGVHRVQRVPATESQGRIHTSTTGVLVFPEVDEPEEIHIDPNDLKIDVFRSSGPGGQSVNTTDSAVRITHVPTGIVVSMQNEKSQLQNREAGMRVLRARLLAKQQEELDAAASDARRSQIRGMDRSERIRTYNFPENRIADHRTGYKSYNLDQVMDGALEPIIESAITADEEARLAALGGDA
- a CDS encoding DUF559 domain-containing protein, which codes for MHVHEFFSHATAALLWDLPLPSVPDGIDVSVIAPHRAPSGRGVRGHQLAGAQVTTTEHDEGFSITSPGSTWAQLGAAVKHPYDLTALADAVIRTPRIPGPHGRLLRAAHSTVAELAVELGRGRRIGIRSLEEALHRARPGAASRPETWTRLTIVDAGLPEPTLDHDVYDERGVFIGCVDLAYVALKIAIEYEGDHHRVEAAQWARDIQKHDRLAELGWRVIRVTRADVFEHPGELVGRVRSALRSRA